In a single window of the Littorina saxatilis isolate snail1 linkage group LG5, US_GU_Lsax_2.0, whole genome shotgun sequence genome:
- the LOC138966682 gene encoding uncharacterized protein, with amino-acid sequence MAKICFRSGCMVFIPGVVLQLLLLPRVYSLLFGGPVVPCPKPAQNCLKDVFNRVLENLGCLGCQMGCQPGYTMTSNYKYFTEPDNPGGHYFFNGVPVSSTVNVSEPQWLCLRGDGCRDGFYSTKLNDQEACSWCGKGCASCTSFNNCDRCFSGFSLNPHTLPGGETAEMCTHSHVPCPSAPNNCLHDTFVAAGIGCTGCQSCADGYMVTYNPRYMNLSSGRLAGTYDYMGLQINHVVDVNEPRFHCVAGDTCREGWYQAFMGDTLICAGKYPCVYV; translated from the exons ATGGCGAAGATTTGTTTCAGAAGTGGTTGCATGGTGTTCATACCTGGAGTTGTTCtacagttgttgttgttaccaCGAGTATATTCTCTTCTGTTTGGAGGTCCAGTGG TTCCGTGCCCAAAGCCAGCGCAGAACTGCCTGAAAGATGTCTTTAACCGGGTGCTGGAGAATCTGGGGTGCCTTGGCTGTCAGATGGGGTGTCAGCCAGGGTACACCATGACCTCCAACTACAAATACTTCACGGAACCAGACAATCCGGGAGGGCACTATTTTTTCAACGGCGTTCCTGTCTCCAGCACTGTAAATGT CTCGGAGCCGCAGTGGCTGTGCTTGAGAGGGGATGGCTGTCGGGATGGCTTCTACTCCACCAAACTGAATGATCAAGAGGCTTGCTCAT GGTGTGGCAAAGGATGTGCAAGTTGCACGAGCTTCAACAACTGTGATCGCTGTTTCTCTGGCTTCTCCCTCAACCCTCACACTCTTCCTGGGGGTGAAACAGCAGAGATGTGCACCCACTCCCACG TGCCATGCCCCTCCGCCCCAAACAACTGTCTCCATGACACCTTCGTGGCGGCAGGTATTGGCTGCACTGGTTGCCAGTCCTGTGCCGACGGCTACATGGTGACCTACAACCCCAGATACATGAACCTATCGTCTGGTCGTCTCGCTGGAACTTATGACTACATGGGTCTACAAATAAATCACGTGGTTGACGT GAATGAGCCACGATTCCACTGTGTTGCTGGAGACACCTGCCGGGAGGGATGGTACCAAGCTTTTATGGGCGACACTCTTATTTGTGCTGGCAAGtatccgtgtgtgtatgtgtaa